Within the Corticium candelabrum chromosome 6, ooCorCand1.1, whole genome shotgun sequence genome, the region CAGCTACAGAGTGAGACGATCCCTCTAATCCTTTCTGAGCATTTTGTACAGCAAGCATACCAAATATGGATATCGGACCAAAGATGCAAGCTCCAAGAATAAAAAATATGCAAGCAATCCAAACCTACAATTGATACAATAACAGAAATATATAATGAGTAATAAACTAGTTGCCAATAGTTACTCCATAGATACAATGAAATAGTTTAGTCTGTTGCGATAACTTACCTTAGTTAATATTGCAGAAAATATTAGTATGTTCATAGCTACAGCAAGCACTGcagtgcaaacacacaaaactgGCACACGAGCGTATGGTCCGATAGCAGGATACTGAAATAATCACAAGAAGTCAAAAATATTTTCACAAAATGTGCAATAGTTGTTAAACAATTTACCCTTATGACAAGATAATCTGATGCAAATCCGACCAGTAAGCTGCCGAACAAACCTCCCAGCTGAAAACTACCCATAGCATCAGCAGCTGCACACAAAGATCACAATCACAATCAACAACTTAGATTTACAAAACTACCAAACGCGCTTGATATTACTGCAGGGCTCAAGAAAGCCCCAGCCCCTACTTTGGCCAAAGCTCAAAAATTTTTAAACTTATTACTGCTTTAATTTGCGCTAATTGGCGCTTTCCACCGATTTGCACTAGAAATGCTGACTTTCTTCAagttgtgcatgcatacagtatCTATGGTCCACACGTTAAAGGTTTTCATGGCTCAAATAAGGTATAGAAGATAAGGTTTCTATCCCCAACATTGTGCATCAGCTTTGCACTACCGCCTCTTGAAGTTCCTGTGATAGTTACTAAATGCCAGCATAGCTCTaattcttattaattaataacaagtGACTTCAATTTGGAATAGTTTGTTCATCAACAAATAGGTATTGCCTGACATGTAGAGTTGCATTCACTGGCCAAAACAGGGTCATTCTTGAGCACTAACTTTTCTTTCACATCGGAAAATTTTTTGTATAGCAATAGAAtttatatgaaaatttgataGCATACATATTGAAAGAAAGAAATCACAGTACTGCCAGTTGTCCAACCCTGAAAGTCTTCACCAATAAAGATAACTCTGCAAATTGAAATTCCTTTCCTAAAACTCATAACAGAATGTATGACTTAAGAAACTGAGTGAGAGAGTCATGAAATTCCCGACAATCGTCTAGCCTAAACCCTGGGCAAAACAAGTGTAATCATTGGAGAAATCGTGTACACACACGGAAAATGCCATGAAAATCTAATGCAACGAGTTTGTCTTTGATAGCATGGCACATGCCAATTTAATAACTGCAGATCGAAAAACTGTGTAAGTGTTCCATCAACACACCAACTTTCATAACATAGTTGTCGACATGATTCATGTGTATATTGTTATTCGGAAGACTTGAGGTACTACAAGCAGTTTACACAACATAGAtgccaccaccacaacaaatTGTTTACATAAGTAAGAAGATGTTTTTGTTTGAGTTAGACAAGCAGTGGCAATAAACCAAATACTTATAAAGAAATAATTTATACAATACAGTCACCATTACTGTTGTACAAATAAGGAAAGTATGCCATTTCCCAATTTTCCTATAACCGATAAAATGGTCAATAAAAGCCAACAAGGATAGCTGATCCAACAATTgcacataatttaattaattatccaAGTACACAAGTAACATCACAAACTAAACATTTGAGACTTTACCATAGCTCACATATCACTAAAAATAAAGATTGGAGAACCCTTGAGAAGTGTGCTTTGAAGATAAGACAAATTAGGGCAGAGACAGCCCTATGGTATCAACTTGATTGTAACACAAGTACTGAAAGAGCAACAGAAGTTGTCAACTTCTCATGCACCACCCACTATATGTAATTCAATAACTCGTGAATGACCACTGCTCATGCGTCATACTACCGGCTTCCTGCAGCCCATTCCCATACAAACTGATCAGCCTTTATCAGGCAATAACCAATGGCCAATACAATTATCAGGAGAACGCTCATTGacaaatatatacaataatacAGTAACTCAAGACGCCTTAATGTTGTTCACAATGTCCCATGTCTGTTTTCTATATCAAGTCAGCTGACAGATTAGTACATAACTGTGTGCACTGTGCAAGCATATGCTGTGTCagtgtgcgcacgcgtgtgtgtgtgtgtgtgtgcgtatgtgtgtgtgtgtgtgtgtgtgtgtgtgtgtgtgtgtgtgtgtgtgtgtgcatgcgtgcgagtgtgtgtttgtgtgcatgagtgtctgtgtgtgcacgtgtaagTGTGCTTTCTTGCATACATGTACGTATATCTTGTACCAAATGCagtcatgcatgtacatggTTACTATAGTTCAGTAAGAACTGTTTAACATTCAAGACATTGTAAACTGTCTCATGTTTCCAAAACACCATTCTCTCTAAGAACCAACAATGCACTCACCATCAAGTTTTGTCGCATTCTTTTCTTGAATCAAATACAACTGACCCCATCCAGCATCAGCCAACGTGCCACGTATCATGGACACCAACAAGTATCCAATACTTATAACCCACAAAAAGTAATCATGAAACAGTGCTGACAGCTTAGGCCTCTGTCTCTCCACATCATTTACAACTTGAATCCTCTTCTGTATTGCATCATCACTTTTCTGCTCCAGCTCCTCCAGCGACAGTAAACCGACATCTTCGGGACGATTTTTTGTCACCAACAGAATAAAAAGACTAATAACAAAGGCAGTCACACCAGATATATAAAACACGTAGCGCCAACCCAGAAGGAGTATTATCGTTCCAGACAGTAGAGCGTGCAGTCCAGCGGCCAAATTCATACTAGTTGATATCGTGCTCCACCATCGACCCGACTCGTGGTCCAATACCCAGGTCTTTATCAACTTTGCCACCGGCGGCCAACCGGCACCCTG harbors:
- the LOC134181145 gene encoding glucose-6-phosphate exchanger SLC37A4-like isoform X1 translates to MPAKTRLPKEYSRHRVFLFFSAFFGYGWYIVNRTSYTATVPAIMEEFRYGKQELGLITSSFALSYALSKVLLGIVSDYISPKFVFAGGLALSGAFNVAFGMSNSLLSMCGLWFVNGLAQGAGWPPVAKLIKTWVLDHESGRWWSTISTSMNLAAGLHALLSGTIILLLGWRYVFYISGVTAFVISLFILLVTKNRPEDVGLLSLEELEQKSDDAIQKRIQVVNDVERQRPKLSALFHDYFLWVISIGYLLVSMIRGTLADAGWGQLYLIQEKNATKLDAADAMGSFQLGGLFGSLLVGFASDYLVIRYPAIGPYARVPVLCVCTAVLAVAMNILIFSAILTKVWIACIFFILGACIFGPISIFGMLAVQNAQKGLEGSSHSVAALAAQVGQFLAGYPFGLLATQIDWLPALLLLEAAALIVTTVFAIVTVKKLGQLTKSKTN
- the LOC134181145 gene encoding glucose-6-phosphate exchanger SLC37A4-like isoform X2; this translates as MPAKTRLPKEYSRHRVFLFFSAFFGYGWYIVNRTSYTATVPAIMEEFRYGKQELGLITSSFALSYALSKVLLGIVSDYISPKFVFAGGLALSGAFNVAFGMSNSLLSMCGLWFVNGLAQGAGWPPVAKLIKTWVLDHESGRWWSTISTSMNLAAGLHALLSGTIILLLGWRYVFYISGVTAFVISLFILLVTKNRPEDVGLLSLEELEQKSDDAIQKRIQVVNDVERQRPKLSALFHDYFLWVISIGYLLVSMIRGTLADAGWGQLYLIQEKNATKLDAADAMGSFQLGGLFGSLLVGFASDYLVIRYPAIGPYARVPVLCVCTAVLAVAMNILIFSAILTKVWIACIFFILGACIFGPISIFGMLAVQNAQKGLEGSSHSVAALAAQGTELYCTRLWLL